One genomic region from Eptesicus fuscus isolate TK198812 chromosome 4, DD_ASM_mEF_20220401, whole genome shotgun sequence encodes:
- the LOX gene encoding protein-lysine 6-oxidase isoform X1 — protein MRFAWTALLLGPLQLCTVLRCTPPAAGQQQPPRDPPAAPGAWSQKIQWENNGQVFSLLSLGSQYQPQRRRDPSATAQGAANAAAQQPRTPILLLRNNRTAATRARTAAPSGATGGRPRPAARHWFQAGYSSSGTGDAGPARASNRTTSAERPALSNLRPPSRVDGMVGDDPYNPYKYSDDNPYYNYYDTYERPRPGSRYRPGYGTGYFQYGLPDLVPDPYYIQASTYVQKMSMYNLRCAAEENCLASSAYRADVRDYDHRVLLRFPQRVKNQGTSDFLPSRPRYSWEWHSCHQHYHSMDEFSHYDLLDANTQRRVAEGHKASFCLEDTSCDYGYHRRFACTAHTQGLSPGCYDTYNADIDCQWIDITDVAPGNYILKVSVNPSYLVPESDYSNNVVRCDIRYTGHHAYASGCTISPY, from the exons atgcgCTTCGCCTGGACCGCGCTCCTGCTGGGGCCGCTGCAGCTCTGCACTGTCCTGCGCTGCACCCCGCCGGCCgccggccagcagcagccccctcGCGATCCCCCGGCGGCTCCAGGCGCCTGGAGCCAGAAGATCCAATGGGAGAACAACGGGCAGGTGTTCAGCCTGCTGAGTCTGGGCTCGCAGTACCAGCCGCAGCGCCGACGGGACCCGAGCGCCACCGCCCAGGGCGCCGCCAACGCTGCTGCCCAGCAGCCGCGCACGCCGATCCTGCTGCTCCGCAACAACCGCACGGCGGCGACTCGGGCGCGGACCGCTGCCCCGTCCGGAGCCACCGGCGGCCGCCCCAGGCCCGCCGCCCGCCACTGGTTCCAGGCTGGCTACTCGTCGTCCGGGACCGGCGACGCTGGCCCCGCGCGCGCGAGTAACCGGACCACGTCCGCAGAGCGCCCGGCACTCAGTAACTTGAGGCCGCCTAGCCGAGTGGACGGCATGGTGGGAGACGATCCATACAACCCTTACAAGTACTCCGACGACAACCCCTATTACAACTACTACGACACGTATGAAAGGCCCCGGCCTGGGAGCAGGTACCGACCCGGCTATGGCACCGGCTACTTCCAGTACG GTCTACCGGACCTGGTGCCAGATCCCTACTACATCCAGGCGTCCACTTACGTGCAAAAGATGTCCATGTACAACCTGAGATGCGCTGCGGAGGAAAACTGCTTGGCCAG ctcAGCATATAGAGCAGATGTCAGAGATTATGATCACAGGGTGCTGCTAAGATTTCCCCAAAGAGTGAAAAATCAAGGGACATCAGATTTCTTACCAAGCCGACCAAGATATTCCTGGGAATGGCACAGTTGTCATCA ACATTACCACAGCATGGATGAATTCAGCCACTATGACCTGCTCGATGCCAACACCCAGAGGAGAGTGGCTGAAGGCCACAAAGCAAGTTTCTGTCTGGAGGACACATCCTGTGACTATGGCTACCACAGGCGGTTTGCATGTACTGCACACACACAG ggGTTGAGTCCTGGCTGTTATGATACTTACAATGCAGACATAGACTGCCAGTGGATTGACATCACAGATGTAGCACCTGGAAACTACATCCTAAAG GTCAGTGTGAACCCCAGCTACTTGGTGCCTGAGTCCGACTATTCCAACAATGTCGTGCGCTGTGACATTCGCTACACAGGACATCATGCGTATGCCTCAGGTTGCACAATTTCACC gtATTAA
- the LOX gene encoding protein-lysine 6-oxidase isoform X2, whose protein sequence is MRFAWTALLLGPLQLCTVLRCTPPAAGQQQPPRDPPAAPGAWSQKIQWENNGQVFSLLSLGSQYQPQRRRDPSATAQGAANAAAQQPRTPILLLRNNRTAATRARTAAPSGATGGRPRPAARHWFQAGYSSSGTGDAGPARASNRTTSAERPALSNLRPPSRVDGMVGDDPYNPYKYSDDNPYYNYYDTYERPRPGSRYRPGYGTGYFQYGLPDLVPDPYYIQASTYVQKMSMYNLRCAAEENCLASSAYRADVRDYDHRVLLRFPQRVKNQGTSDFLPSRPRYSWEWHSCHQHYHSMDEFSHYDLLDANTQRRVAEGHKASFCLEDTSCDYGYHRRFACTAHTQGLSPGCYDTYNADIDCQWIDITDVAPGNYILKVSVNPSYLVPESDYSNNVVRCDIRYTGHHAYASGCTISP, encoded by the exons atgcgCTTCGCCTGGACCGCGCTCCTGCTGGGGCCGCTGCAGCTCTGCACTGTCCTGCGCTGCACCCCGCCGGCCgccggccagcagcagccccctcGCGATCCCCCGGCGGCTCCAGGCGCCTGGAGCCAGAAGATCCAATGGGAGAACAACGGGCAGGTGTTCAGCCTGCTGAGTCTGGGCTCGCAGTACCAGCCGCAGCGCCGACGGGACCCGAGCGCCACCGCCCAGGGCGCCGCCAACGCTGCTGCCCAGCAGCCGCGCACGCCGATCCTGCTGCTCCGCAACAACCGCACGGCGGCGACTCGGGCGCGGACCGCTGCCCCGTCCGGAGCCACCGGCGGCCGCCCCAGGCCCGCCGCCCGCCACTGGTTCCAGGCTGGCTACTCGTCGTCCGGGACCGGCGACGCTGGCCCCGCGCGCGCGAGTAACCGGACCACGTCCGCAGAGCGCCCGGCACTCAGTAACTTGAGGCCGCCTAGCCGAGTGGACGGCATGGTGGGAGACGATCCATACAACCCTTACAAGTACTCCGACGACAACCCCTATTACAACTACTACGACACGTATGAAAGGCCCCGGCCTGGGAGCAGGTACCGACCCGGCTATGGCACCGGCTACTTCCAGTACG GTCTACCGGACCTGGTGCCAGATCCCTACTACATCCAGGCGTCCACTTACGTGCAAAAGATGTCCATGTACAACCTGAGATGCGCTGCGGAGGAAAACTGCTTGGCCAG ctcAGCATATAGAGCAGATGTCAGAGATTATGATCACAGGGTGCTGCTAAGATTTCCCCAAAGAGTGAAAAATCAAGGGACATCAGATTTCTTACCAAGCCGACCAAGATATTCCTGGGAATGGCACAGTTGTCATCA ACATTACCACAGCATGGATGAATTCAGCCACTATGACCTGCTCGATGCCAACACCCAGAGGAGAGTGGCTGAAGGCCACAAAGCAAGTTTCTGTCTGGAGGACACATCCTGTGACTATGGCTACCACAGGCGGTTTGCATGTACTGCACACACACAG ggGTTGAGTCCTGGCTGTTATGATACTTACAATGCAGACATAGACTGCCAGTGGATTGACATCACAGATGTAGCACCTGGAAACTACATCCTAAAG GTCAGTGTGAACCCCAGCTACTTGGTGCCTGAGTCCGACTATTCCAACAATGTCGTGCGCTGTGACATTCGCTACACAGGACATCATGCGTATGCCTCAGGTTGCACAATTTCACCGTAA